A single window of Marinobacter sp. LA51 DNA harbors:
- the fdhF gene encoding formate dehydrogenase subunit alpha gives MSRSSKSVSEATKSFTLTLDDIEVQAFPGETLWQVARRAGETIPHLCFKDAPGYRADGNCRACMVEVEGERVLAASCIREATPGMVVRSEGSSRVQAARKSVLELLLADQPERGQSPDRSSHLWRTADQLAIDAGELRQRIPAHSERDEPTVHHVEPRSDSLAHARGHDATHSAMNVNLGACITCGLCERACREVQGNDVIGLAHRGAASKVVFDFDDPMGDSTCVACGECVQACPTGALMPATLIDAQGRGDSATADRTVDSVCPYCGVGCQLTYHVKDKPAPAESETGEQRGRILFVEGKDGPSNQGRLCVKGRFGFDYPSHPARLTRPLIRREGVPKGLDPDFDPASPLTHFREASWEEALDLAASGLTKLKAQHGPDALAGFGSAKCSNEEAWLFQKLVRTGFGSNHVDHCTRLCHASSVAALMECLGSGAVTASFMQALQADVVILTGCNPAVNHPVAATYFKQAARNGTKLIIIDPRGQALDAYAWRSLRFSPGGDVSLFNAMLNVIISEGLVDKDYIDTHTEGFEALASSVEGMTPEVMSPVCGVAPDTIREVARAYAGAERAMIFWGMGISQHVHGTDNARCLISLALTCGHTGRPGTGLHPLRGQNNVQGASDAGLIPMVLPDYQPVGDAQLRAAFEELWDTGLNPEPGLTVVEIMDAIVAGTIKGMYILGENPAMSDPDLTHARAALAALEHLVVQDLFVTETAQFADVILPAAAWSEKSGTVTNTNRQVQMGRPALPPPGEAKPDWWVIQEIARRFGLPWNYAGPEQVFAEMKQGMHSLDHISWSRLEREGSVTYPCPADDAPGQDVVFSDAFPRAGGRARFSPASPLPPDEPVDEAYPIVLTTGRLLEHWHTGAMTRRSRVLDEREPEAAAYLAPAELDRMGVTSGNDIQITTRRGTITLTALADQTMPEGMVFVPFAFVEAAANLLTNPALDPFGKIPEFKYAACRLSPA, from the coding sequence ATGAGCCGTTCCAGCAAAAGCGTGAGCGAAGCGACTAAAAGCTTCACCCTGACCCTGGACGATATCGAGGTTCAGGCCTTCCCCGGTGAAACCCTCTGGCAGGTAGCCAGACGCGCCGGCGAGACCATCCCGCACCTGTGCTTCAAAGACGCTCCGGGTTATCGAGCGGATGGCAATTGCCGCGCCTGCATGGTGGAAGTGGAGGGTGAGCGGGTGCTCGCCGCAAGCTGTATCCGCGAGGCAACGCCGGGCATGGTGGTGCGAAGCGAAGGCTCCTCACGTGTTCAGGCGGCCCGGAAAAGCGTGCTCGAATTACTGCTGGCCGATCAGCCTGAGCGAGGGCAGAGCCCGGACCGGTCCAGTCATCTGTGGCGTACGGCAGATCAATTGGCCATTGATGCCGGTGAACTGCGCCAACGTATCCCGGCTCATTCGGAGCGTGATGAGCCTACGGTTCACCATGTTGAGCCACGGTCTGATTCTCTGGCTCACGCCCGTGGCCATGACGCCACTCATTCGGCCATGAACGTGAATTTGGGTGCCTGCATCACCTGCGGCCTGTGCGAGCGCGCCTGCCGGGAAGTGCAGGGCAACGATGTCATCGGCCTGGCGCATCGCGGAGCCGCCTCCAAAGTGGTGTTCGATTTCGATGACCCCATGGGAGACAGCACCTGCGTTGCCTGTGGCGAATGCGTGCAAGCCTGCCCGACGGGTGCGCTCATGCCCGCCACCCTGATCGATGCCCAGGGCCGGGGAGACTCCGCCACCGCCGACCGCACCGTGGACTCTGTTTGCCCCTATTGCGGGGTGGGCTGCCAACTGACCTATCACGTGAAAGATAAGCCCGCGCCTGCCGAATCAGAAACAGGCGAGCAGCGAGGACGCATCCTGTTTGTTGAAGGCAAAGACGGCCCCTCAAACCAGGGCCGCCTATGCGTGAAAGGCCGTTTTGGCTTCGATTATCCGTCTCACCCGGCAAGGCTCACCCGTCCGCTGATTCGACGAGAGGGCGTCCCCAAGGGGCTCGACCCCGACTTTGATCCGGCCAGCCCGTTAACGCACTTTCGAGAGGCAAGCTGGGAAGAAGCACTGGATCTTGCTGCAAGTGGACTGACTAAACTTAAAGCCCAACACGGTCCAGATGCGCTTGCCGGCTTCGGCAGCGCCAAGTGCTCTAACGAAGAAGCCTGGCTGTTCCAGAAGCTCGTGCGCACCGGTTTCGGTTCCAATCACGTTGACCACTGCACGCGGCTTTGCCACGCCAGCTCCGTGGCCGCGTTGATGGAATGCCTGGGTTCTGGCGCCGTGACCGCTTCCTTCATGCAGGCACTTCAGGCCGATGTGGTCATCCTCACCGGCTGCAACCCGGCCGTGAACCACCCGGTGGCCGCCACCTACTTCAAGCAGGCGGCACGCAACGGCACCAAACTGATCATCATCGATCCCCGGGGCCAGGCGCTGGATGCCTATGCCTGGCGCAGCCTGCGTTTCTCGCCGGGTGGCGACGTGTCACTCTTCAACGCCATGCTCAATGTGATTATCAGCGAGGGGCTTGTCGACAAGGATTACATTGATACCCACACCGAAGGCTTCGAGGCGTTAGCATCCAGTGTCGAAGGTATGACCCCGGAGGTGATGAGCCCGGTCTGCGGCGTGGCTCCCGACACCATTCGTGAAGTGGCCCGAGCCTACGCGGGTGCTGAGCGCGCGATGATTTTCTGGGGCATGGGCATCTCCCAACACGTGCACGGCACCGACAACGCCCGCTGCCTGATTTCCCTGGCGCTCACATGCGGCCACACGGGCCGGCCGGGCACTGGTCTGCACCCATTGCGGGGGCAGAATAACGTGCAGGGCGCCTCCGATGCCGGTTTGATTCCCATGGTACTGCCGGATTACCAACCGGTCGGGGATGCCCAACTGCGCGCTGCTTTCGAGGAACTCTGGGATACTGGATTGAACCCGGAGCCCGGTCTCACCGTTGTGGAGATTATGGACGCTATCGTGGCGGGTACGATCAAGGGCATGTACATCCTCGGCGAAAACCCCGCGATGTCCGATCCGGACCTGACCCACGCCCGGGCCGCGCTCGCTGCTCTGGAACACCTGGTGGTTCAGGACCTGTTTGTCACAGAGACCGCCCAGTTTGCCGATGTTATCCTGCCTGCCGCCGCCTGGTCGGAAAAGTCCGGCACCGTCACCAACACTAACCGCCAGGTGCAAATGGGCCGTCCCGCGTTGCCCCCGCCAGGGGAAGCAAAGCCCGACTGGTGGGTTATTCAGGAAATCGCCCGGCGTTTCGGGCTGCCCTGGAACTACGCCGGCCCCGAGCAGGTGTTTGCAGAGATGAAGCAGGGCATGCACTCACTCGATCATATCTCCTGGTCTCGCCTGGAGCGCGAGGGGTCCGTAACCTATCCATGCCCCGCGGATGACGCCCCCGGCCAGGACGTTGTCTTCTCCGATGCCTTCCCGCGCGCAGGAGGCCGTGCCAGGTTCTCACCGGCCAGCCCGCTGCCACCGGATGAGCCAGTGGATGAGGCCTATCCCATTGTGCTGACCACCGGGCGTTTGCTTGAACACTGGCACACCGGTGCCATGACCCGTCGCAGCCGGGTGCTGGACGAGCGGGAGCCCGAAGCTGCAGCCTATCTGGCACCAGCGGAGCTGGATCGCATGGGCGTGACCTCGGGGAATGACATTCAAATTACCACCCGGCGCGGCACCATCACCTTAACAGCGCTGGCCGATCAGACCATGCCCGAGGGCATGGTGTTCGTTCCCTTCGCCTTTGTTGAGGCGGCAGCGAACTTACTCACCAATCCGGCACTGGATCCGTTCGGAAAGATCCCGGAGTTCAAGTATGCAGCCTGCAGGCTGAGCCCGGCGTAA